Proteins co-encoded in one Armatimonadota bacterium genomic window:
- a CDS encoding ribokinase, protein MCVEERRFDVLGLGVLAVDELLYVEHYPPPDTKTPVLHRERQAGGLTGTALVAAARLGARCAYAGMLGHDELSQFVVDTFRREGVDLTHVVWRDDAQPVHSFILVDTTAHTRNIFFLCGAKTGAAPDAPPAEVIRSTRVLFADHHGLPGMVRAALIASEAGIPIVADIERAEGEGFMELMELTTHLIVSRHFAEQFAPGTPVAEAAKRIRHGPAQTVVVTCGAEGCWYLGEGIEEPVHQPAYRVPVVDTTGCGDVFHGAYAAALARGLSLSERIRIASATAALKAMHYGGQAGIPNWETVIEFIRSREEMQ, encoded by the coding sequence ATGTGTGTGGAGGAGCGACGGTTCGATGTGCTGGGGCTGGGCGTGCTGGCAGTGGATGAACTGCTGTACGTCGAGCACTATCCGCCCCCTGATACCAAAACGCCCGTGCTGCACCGCGAGAGACAGGCGGGTGGGCTCACGGGCACTGCCCTCGTCGCTGCGGCGCGCCTGGGGGCAAGGTGTGCCTATGCGGGCATGCTGGGGCACGATGAGTTGTCTCAGTTCGTGGTGGACACCTTTCGTCGGGAGGGGGTTGACCTGACTCATGTGGTGTGGCGCGATGATGCCCAGCCGGTGCATTCGTTCATCCTTGTAGATACCACGGCGCATACCCGGAATATCTTCTTCTTATGTGGAGCCAAAACCGGCGCCGCTCCGGATGCGCCCCCCGCCGAGGTGATTCGCAGCACAAGGGTGCTCTTTGCCGACCATCACGGGCTGCCCGGCATGGTGCGGGCAGCGCTCATTGCCTCTGAAGCGGGTATACCCATCGTCGCCGATATAGAGCGTGCGGAAGGAGAAGGGTTCATGGAGTTGATGGAACTCACCACGCACCTGATTGTTTCTCGGCATTTCGCGGAGCAGTTTGCTCCTGGTACACCAGTTGCAGAGGCAGCGAAGCGCATCCGCCATGGTCCTGCACAGACAGTGGTGGTCACCTGTGGCGCGGAGGGATGCTGGTATCTGGGGGAGGGTATTGAAGAGCCTGTGCATCAGCCAGCCTACCGGGTGCCGGTGGTGGATACCACCGGCTGTGGGGATGTGTTTCACGGCGCGTATGCTGCCGCGCTGGCGCGTGGTCTCTCTCTATCAGAGCGCATCCGCATCGCATCGGCGACCGCCGCGCTCAAGGCGATGCACTACGGTGGTCAGGCCGGTATCCCCAACTGGGAGACAGTGATAGAGTTCATCCGTAGCAGGGAAGAGATGCAGTGA
- a CDS encoding hypothetical protein (possible pseudo, frameshifted), translated as MRAGGWGYLLGDEGSGFWVGREAIRAVLAAKEGWGEQTRLTDMLSETLGTSDAGEWLSALYRTQNPQSLLAELAPLVTEAAEQGDASAQNILFHAAEHLADLVLHLVEHLHLPEDFPVCTVGGVWKSPSVLQRFHRQLVERLPYWRGGVQPPMYSPVEGALLIAQRLMWA; from the coding sequence ATGCGCGCGGGGGGATGGGGATACCTGCTGGGCGATGAAGGAAGCGGTTTCTGGGTAGGACGCGAAGCCATCCGCGCGGTGCTCGCGGCGAAAGAGGGCTGGGGCGAACAGACCCGACTGACCGACATGCTTTCGGAGACGCTGGGTACTTCCGATGCGGGCGAGTGGCTGAGCGCGCTCTATCGCACCCAAAACCCGCAGTCCCTGCTGGCGGAGCTCGCTCCTCTGGTCACCGAAGCAGCAGAGCAGGGAGATGCTTCAGCGCAGAATATTCTGTTCCATGCTGCCGAGCATCTTGCCGATCTAGTGCTTCATCTGGTGGAGCATCTGCATCTGCCGGAGGATTTTCCCGTGTGCACTGTCGGCGGTGTCTGGAAGTCTCCCTCTGTGCTTCAGCGGTTCCATCGGCAGCTGGTAGAACGTTTGCCATACTGGCGGGGTGGAGTCCAGCCGCCGATGTATTCGCCGGTGGAGGGGGCACTGCTGATCGCTCAGCGCCTGATGTGGGCGTGA
- a CDS encoding hypothetical protein (possible pseudo, internal stop codon, frameshifted) encodes MTEAAIFDIDGVLVDSPHERAWGETLQRLMSTRWADIASDTRYTPDRYTSEVYQQVVSGKPRQEGAAALLEYFGIPDPDGRRTQELCDLKQQMIVELIERGEFTALEDGLRFILALKAKGVKLAAASSSKNANRMLERVFLQPFCDRQCLHVSFVTPETRLIDLFDVNVCGRDFAQGKPHPEIFLTAAALLGVPPERCVVIEDAPAGVQAAKAGGMRCIGVARRDDMALLCAAGADWVVTRLDEVNLEEL; translated from the coding sequence ATGACGGAGGCGGCGATATTCGACATCGACGGCGTGCTGGTGGACTCACCGCACGAACGTGCGTGGGGCGAAACCTTACAAAGACTGATGAGTACCCGCTGGGCAGATATCGCTTCTGACACCCGCTACACGCCGGATCGCTACACTTCCGAAGTGTATCAGCAGGTCGTATCTGGCAAGCCCAGGCAGGAGGGGGCAGCAGCGTTGTTAGAATACTTCGGTATTCCCGACCCCGACGGCAGGCGCACGCAGGAGCTCTGCGACCTCAAACAGCAGATGATTGTGGAGCTGATAGAACGCGGAGAGTTTACCGCTTTGGAGGACGGCTTGCGCTTCATTCTCGCGTTGAAGGCTAAGGGGGTGAAACTTGCCGCCGCCTCTTCATCCAAGAACGCGAATCGAATGCTGGAGCGGGTATTCCTGCAACCCTTCTGTGACAGACAATGCCTGCACGTATCCTTTGTCACCCCTGAAACGCGCCTGATAGACCTGTTCGACGTCAACGTGTGTGGGCGTGACTTTGCGCAGGGTAAACCGCATCCTGAGATATTCCTCACCGCTGCGGCTCTGCTGGGCGTTCCTCCCGAGCGATGCGTTGTCATCGAGGACGCGCCAGCGGGGGTGCAGGCGGCGAAAGCGGGAGGAATGCGTTGCATCGGCGTGGCGCGGCGGGACGATATGGCGCTGTTGTGCGCTGCAGGCGCAGACTGGGTGGTGACGAGACTGGACGAGGTGAACCTCGAGGAGCTGTGA
- a CDS encoding TIGR00300 family protein: protein MHTELITLEGHIIDSLTLSKILDILVAAGVDYEIRSFRIGKSHDEPSHAEILVIAPDEQSLQRALHEVQQHGAVISQEDANLQPAPQDGVFPEGFYSTTNLETFVRIEDTWIPVERIEMDCGIRVTRNETGWRAECVPLHWARQGDLFVVGSAGVRVTPMPRREAESVFHFMGSEVSIEKPKTRIVQAVARAVRETKLKGQKVLFVGGPAIVHTGAAPYLERLIRSGWIDVLFAGNALATHDIERVLYGTSLGVALETGVPETHGHEHHLRAINTIRAAGGIRQAVEKGILKGGIMHACVVAGVKVVLAGSIRDDGPLPDVITDTVRAQDAMREAVQGVGVALMVATTLHSIATGNLLPASVTTFCIDANADTVIKLTDRGSHQAFGIVTDCAFFLKELAGELCGKE from the coding sequence ATGCACACCGAACTGATCACGCTAGAAGGACATATCATCGACTCGCTGACGCTGTCGAAGATACTGGACATTCTGGTAGCGGCGGGCGTGGATTACGAGATACGCTCCTTCCGCATCGGCAAGTCCCATGACGAGCCGAGCCACGCGGAGATACTGGTCATCGCGCCCGACGAGCAGAGCCTGCAGCGCGCCCTGCACGAGGTGCAACAACACGGCGCGGTCATCTCGCAGGAAGATGCGAATCTGCAACCTGCCCCGCAGGACGGCGTGTTCCCCGAAGGGTTCTACTCCACCACCAATTTAGAGACCTTTGTGCGCATCGAAGACACGTGGATACCCGTCGAGCGCATCGAGATGGACTGCGGCATCCGCGTCACGCGCAACGAAACGGGCTGGCGGGCGGAGTGCGTACCCCTGCACTGGGCGCGACAGGGCGACCTGTTCGTAGTGGGGAGTGCGGGCGTGCGCGTGACGCCCATGCCTCGTCGCGAGGCGGAGAGCGTGTTCCACTTCATGGGCAGCGAAGTCTCTATCGAAAAGCCCAAAACGCGTATCGTGCAGGCGGTGGCGCGTGCCGTGCGCGAGACTAAACTCAAGGGGCAGAAGGTGCTGTTCGTGGGCGGGCCCGCTATCGTGCATACTGGCGCTGCGCCCTATCTGGAGCGGCTGATTCGCAGCGGCTGGATCGATGTGCTTTTCGCGGGCAACGCGCTGGCCACGCACGATATCGAGCGCGTGTTGTACGGCACTTCGCTGGGTGTTGCGCTGGAGACAGGTGTGCCCGAAACGCATGGACATGAGCACCACCTGCGCGCGATCAACACCATCCGCGCAGCGGGAGGCATCCGCCAGGCGGTGGAGAAAGGTATCCTGAAAGGCGGCATCATGCATGCCTGTGTGGTAGCGGGGGTGAAAGTAGTACTCGCGGGTAGCATCCGCGACGACGGTCCCCTGCCCGACGTCATCACCGATACCGTGCGAGCGCAGGACGCCATGCGCGAAGCCGTTCAGGGGGTTGGAGTTGCGCTGATGGTGGCGACCACCCTGCACTCCATCGCCACGGGCAACCTGCTCCCCGCCTCGGTGACCACCTTCTGCATCGACGCCAACGCCGATACCGTCATCAAGCTCACCGACCGCGGCTCGCATCAGGCGTTTGGCATCGTCACCGACTGCGCCTTCTTCCTGAAAGAGCTGGCAGGGGAGCTGTGCGGCAAGGAGTAA
- a CDS encoding peptidase M20, which translates to MSDLRQHIRRLQSELVALRHDLHAHPELGFEEHRTAGIVAEWLQRCGVEVRTGRAGTGVTGTLRGEAGEGAVVSFRADMDALPIEEGTDLPYRSQHPGKMHACGHDGHTTILLGAAAVLAQLRTQLRGTVRFYFQPAEEGVSGAKAMLAEGVLQEMPPRWVVALHGRPGLPLGSIGIRSGAMMASADTFDIRLRGRGGHAALPHLTSDPIVAGAQLVQALQTLVSRESALSDPVVLSVTQFHAGNAYNVLPQEVHLAGTVRCLREEARDKVRRRMEQLIDTTARAWHLEARFEWHEGVPVLRNDETVATRIAKVAEEVFGKERVVWLEHPLMGAEDFAYFAQAVPSAMFFLGLGEVADWHTACFDFPDEAIAPGVEMFVRLALAELGT; encoded by the coding sequence ATGTCGGATCTACGCCAGCACATAAGGCGATTACAATCCGAGCTGGTAGCCCTGCGCCACGACCTGCACGCTCATCCCGAGCTGGGGTTCGAGGAACATCGCACGGCGGGCATCGTGGCGGAGTGGCTGCAGAGATGCGGGGTAGAGGTACGCACAGGGAGAGCGGGCACGGGAGTAACAGGCACCCTGCGTGGCGAAGCGGGAGAAGGAGCAGTGGTCAGCTTTCGCGCCGATATGGATGCCCTGCCCATTGAGGAAGGGACTGACCTGCCCTACCGCTCACAGCACCCGGGCAAGATGCACGCCTGCGGACACGACGGACATACCACCATCTTGCTGGGCGCGGCGGCTGTGCTGGCTCAGCTGCGGACACAACTGCGCGGAACGGTACGCTTCTACTTCCAGCCTGCGGAAGAGGGCGTTTCCGGTGCGAAGGCGATGCTGGCAGAAGGCGTTTTGCAGGAGATGCCTCCCCGGTGGGTAGTGGCGTTGCACGGTCGCCCTGGGTTACCGCTGGGCAGCATAGGCATTCGTTCGGGCGCGATGATGGCATCGGCGGATACGTTTGATATCCGGCTGAGGGGCAGGGGAGGACACGCTGCCCTGCCGCACCTCACCAGCGACCCTATCGTTGCCGGAGCGCAGCTGGTGCAGGCTTTACAGACCCTGGTGAGTCGCGAAAGCGCACTTTCCGACCCTGTGGTGCTGAGCGTGACGCAGTTCCATGCGGGCAACGCCTACAATGTGTTGCCTCAGGAGGTACATCTGGCGGGAACGGTGCGTTGCTTGCGAGAGGAGGCACGTGACAAAGTGCGTCGGCGTATGGAGCAGCTAATAGACACCACTGCTCGGGCATGGCATCTGGAAGCACGGTTCGAATGGCACGAAGGCGTACCTGTTCTGCGCAACGATGAAACGGTTGCCACACGCATCGCGAAGGTAGCGGAAGAGGTGTTCGGTAAGGAACGGGTGGTGTGGCTGGAGCATCCGCTGATGGGTGCAGAGGATTTCGCCTACTTCGCGCAGGCGGTCCCTTCGGCGATGTTCTTTCTGGGGTTGGGCGAGGTGGCGGACTGGCACACCGCCTGCTTCGATTTCCCGGACGAAGCGATTGCACCGGGAGTGGAGATGTTCGTTCGGCTCGCGCTGGCAGAGCTCGGTACATAG
- a CDS encoding kojibiose phosphorylase — protein sequence MDEYDFIDGWIIREKQYKPEEESAKATVFALANGYMGLRGAGEELPSTIPGVKGCYINGIYDTPRGKLTEREFPNMPDWTLIQFWADEEPFDPANMGELLEYSRELDMREGVMCRSIRWRSPSGKVIRMQSERLLSMAHWHVGVLRYRLVAEHPVHIELRSSIDGAVNNRWAYHFKRFSRRQDSEEDYLQVETFEPGYHVGVMARHEVRTPAPVSVERDDPTDRCVQTIFTFDLQPGQEFELTKWCALYDSRFSDGDLHALCLAELDRVCALGYETLKAQHGRRWEELWQASDVQIEGDDEAQMGIRFAIFHLLAAAPYHDDRISIPARGLQGQDYYGSIFWDCEIFVLPLFIYTQPQVARNILRYRYHTLEGAKRKAKGLGFQGAYYAWQSQETGDEQCDLYVFTNPLTGELIRSYFADEQIHISADIAYAIWQYVQATGDEKFWLDGGAEILVEVARFFVSRAHWNAERGRYELRSVLGPDEYHERVNNNAYTNALAQFSVQKAIEVLNLLREKHPEAYDTLKAKVGLTDGEVAQWQQFVQKVYVPAPDPKTRLIPQFDGYFELRDEPVEETRKRLAHPDLHPGGPLGPYQETQNIKQADVVMLLYLLRDRYDTETKLANWRYYEPRTAHDSSLSPMAYSLVAADVGMVEWAYKYFLYTAHIDLASYGPHWNLGIHAASLGGAWQAVVNGFCQLELTAEGIRFLKPPVIPTHWRSVRFRVVWHGQPVRVQVDGTSVRLTNEGTGDVPVLTPQGRAVIAPGEVWRWEYSS from the coding sequence ATGGACGAGTACGACTTTATCGACGGCTGGATCATTCGAGAAAAGCAGTACAAACCCGAAGAAGAGAGCGCAAAAGCGACCGTTTTCGCGCTGGCAAACGGCTACATGGGACTGCGTGGAGCTGGCGAAGAACTTCCCTCCACGATCCCGGGTGTCAAAGGGTGTTACATCAACGGTATCTACGATACCCCGCGCGGAAAACTCACCGAGCGCGAATTCCCCAACATGCCGGACTGGACGCTGATCCAGTTCTGGGCAGACGAGGAGCCTTTTGACCCCGCCAACATGGGCGAACTGCTGGAATACAGCCGCGAGCTGGACATGCGCGAGGGAGTCATGTGCCGGTCTATCCGCTGGCGAAGTCCATCCGGCAAAGTGATACGCATGCAAAGCGAACGCCTGCTGAGCATGGCGCACTGGCACGTGGGCGTTCTTCGCTACCGGCTGGTCGCCGAGCATCCGGTGCACATCGAACTGCGTTCCAGCATCGATGGAGCGGTGAACAACCGCTGGGCGTACCACTTCAAGCGGTTCTCCCGACGGCAGGATAGCGAGGAAGACTATCTGCAAGTAGAGACCTTCGAACCCGGCTACCATGTCGGCGTGATGGCAAGGCATGAGGTGCGTACGCCTGCACCGGTGAGCGTGGAGCGAGATGACCCTACCGACCGTTGCGTACAGACCATCTTCACCTTTGACCTGCAGCCGGGGCAGGAGTTCGAACTGACCAAATGGTGTGCCCTGTACGACAGCCGCTTCAGTGACGGCGACCTGCACGCGCTATGCCTGGCGGAGCTGGACAGGGTGTGCGCACTGGGCTACGAGACCCTGAAAGCGCAGCACGGACGCCGCTGGGAGGAGCTCTGGCAGGCGTCGGACGTGCAGATTGAGGGCGATGACGAGGCGCAGATGGGCATTCGGTTTGCCATATTCCATCTACTCGCCGCCGCGCCTTACCATGATGACCGTATCAGCATCCCTGCGCGCGGTTTGCAGGGGCAGGACTACTACGGCTCCATCTTCTGGGACTGTGAGATCTTCGTGCTGCCCCTGTTCATCTACACCCAGCCGCAGGTGGCGCGAAACATCCTGCGCTATCGCTACCACACGCTCGAAGGCGCAAAACGCAAGGCGAAGGGACTGGGCTTTCAGGGAGCTTACTACGCCTGGCAAAGTCAGGAAACCGGCGATGAGCAGTGCGACCTGTACGTGTTTACGAACCCTCTCACCGGCGAGCTGATACGCAGCTACTTCGCCGACGAGCAGATACATATCTCCGCCGACATCGCCTACGCGATATGGCAGTACGTGCAGGCGACAGGCGATGAGAAGTTTTGGCTGGACGGCGGCGCGGAGATTCTGGTGGAGGTGGCACGCTTCTTCGTCTCGCGGGCGCACTGGAACGCCGAAAGGGGTCGGTATGAACTGCGTTCGGTGCTCGGTCCAGACGAGTATCACGAGCGCGTGAACAACAACGCCTACACCAACGCGCTAGCGCAGTTCAGCGTGCAGAAGGCGATCGAGGTGCTGAACCTGTTGCGGGAGAAGCACCCTGAGGCGTACGATACGCTCAAAGCGAAAGTGGGGCTGACCGACGGTGAAGTGGCTCAATGGCAGCAGTTTGTGCAGAAGGTGTACGTGCCTGCGCCCGACCCGAAAACACGCTTGATACCGCAGTTCGACGGCTACTTCGAATTGCGCGACGAGCCGGTGGAAGAGACCCGCAAACGCCTGGCGCATCCCGACTTGCATCCGGGCGGTCCCCTGGGACCCTATCAGGAGACGCAGAACATCAAGCAGGCGGACGTCGTGATGTTGCTGTACTTACTGCGCGACCGCTACGACACCGAAACCAAGCTGGCAAACTGGCGCTATTACGAGCCTCGCACCGCGCACGACTCCTCGCTTAGCCCGATGGCGTATTCGCTGGTAGCGGCGGACGTAGGCATGGTGGAGTGGGCGTACAAGTACTTCCTGTACACCGCGCACATTGACCTGGCGTCGTACGGTCCCCACTGGAATCTGGGCATCCACGCGGCGTCGCTAGGCGGAGCATGGCAGGCGGTAGTCAACGGCTTCTGTCAGCTGGAGTTGACCGCAGAGGGCATCCGTTTCCTCAAGCCACCGGTTATCCCCACGCACTGGCGGAGTGTGCGCTTCCGCGTGGTGTGGCATGGACAGCCGGTTCGGGTGCAGGTAGATGGCACAAGCGTGCGGTTGACCAACGAGGGCACGGGCGACGTTCCCGTGCTCACTCCGCAGGGCAGGGCAGTCATCGCACCCGGCGAGGTTTGGCGGTGGGAGTACTCCTCCTGA
- a CDS encoding NADH:flavin oxidoreductase yields the protein MSAYVKLATLKNVDEFLAVRERLNLHIPCDRQVLSGDASPLAQPITVDGLTIGNRFAVQPMEGWDGTPDGKPSDLTFRRWRRFGGSGAKMIWGGEAVAVQYDGRANPNQLVLNEHTRDDLARLRDALVEEHRKATGSTDGLVLGLQLTHSGRYSRPKDKPEPRILYRHPILDRRLNLPDDYPVLTDGEIRQIIHSFIRAAKLAWQIGFHFVDIKHCHGYLGHEFLSAHTREGDYGGSFENRTRFLREVVQGIRAEAPGLQMGVRLSAFDMIPFRPDPATSRPGKPGVGVPEPFENLLPYRWGFGVNADNPTEPDLTEPAAFLALLRQLGIRLVNLTAGSPYYNPHIQRPALYPPSDGYQPPEDPLVGVARQMWAVRTLKEQFPQLVIVGTAYTYLQEYIPHVAQAAVREGWTDLVGLGRMMLAYPELPRDVLQGRTLQTKRLCRTFSDCTTAPRNGLPSGCYPLDEFYKKSPLAEQLQRAKRAG from the coding sequence ATGAGCGCATACGTCAAGCTGGCTACTCTGAAAAACGTCGACGAGTTCCTCGCCGTGAGAGAACGGCTGAACCTGCATATCCCTTGCGACCGGCAGGTTCTCTCAGGCGACGCCTCTCCTCTTGCTCAGCCGATAACGGTGGACGGGCTGACCATCGGCAATCGGTTCGCCGTACAGCCGATGGAGGGATGGGATGGTACGCCCGACGGCAAACCTTCCGACCTGACCTTCCGCCGATGGCGGCGCTTCGGCGGTAGCGGCGCGAAGATGATATGGGGTGGGGAGGCGGTTGCCGTTCAGTATGACGGCAGGGCGAACCCGAATCAGCTAGTACTGAACGAGCACACCCGCGACGACCTGGCTCGCCTGCGCGACGCACTGGTGGAGGAACACCGCAAAGCTACTGGTTCCACTGACGGATTGGTTCTCGGCTTGCAGCTGACCCACTCCGGGCGTTACAGCCGCCCCAAAGACAAGCCCGAGCCGCGTATCCTGTATCGCCACCCCATTCTGGACAGGCGGCTGAATCTGCCCGACGACTACCCCGTTCTGACCGACGGCGAGATACGGCAGATTATCCACTCGTTCATCCGCGCGGCGAAGCTGGCATGGCAGATTGGCTTCCATTTCGTGGACATCAAGCACTGTCACGGCTATCTGGGGCATGAGTTCCTCAGCGCGCACACACGCGAAGGCGACTATGGAGGAAGTTTCGAAAACCGCACCCGTTTCCTGCGCGAGGTGGTACAGGGCATCCGTGCCGAAGCGCCCGGCTTGCAGATGGGAGTGCGCCTCTCTGCGTTCGACATGATTCCCTTCCGCCCCGACCCCGCGACCTCCCGACCGGGCAAACCGGGCGTGGGCGTGCCGGAGCCGTTCGAGAACCTGCTTCCCTACCGCTGGGGATTCGGCGTGAATGCCGATAACCCCACCGAACCCGACCTCACCGAACCAGCTGCCTTCCTCGCCCTGCTGCGCCAGCTGGGTATTCGGCTGGTCAACCTCACCGCCGGCAGCCCCTACTACAACCCGCATATCCAGCGCCCCGCTCTCTACCCGCCATCCGATGGCTACCAGCCGCCTGAAGACCCGCTGGTGGGGGTGGCTCGCCAGATGTGGGCGGTGCGCACGCTGAAAGAGCAGTTCCCGCAGCTGGTCATCGTGGGCACGGCGTATACCTACCTGCAGGAGTACATCCCGCATGTGGCGCAGGCGGCGGTGCGCGAGGGGTGGACGGACCTGGTAGGGCTGGGGCGCATGATGCTGGCGTATCCCGAGCTGCCACGCGATGTGCTGCAGGGCAGAACGCTGCAAACCAAACGATTGTGCCGCACCTTCAGCGATTGCACTACCGCCCCGCGCAACGGATTGCCTTCCGGCTGCTACCCGCTGGACGAGTTTTACAAAAAGTCGCCGCTGGCGGAGCAGCTCCAGAGAGCCAAACGCGCAGGTTGA
- a CDS encoding hypothetical protein (possible pseudo, internal stop codon): protein MARVLMCPPDHYDLRYEINAWMHLENKPDLPLAVQQWQRLYEQVQRLAQVELVSPAPECPDMVFTANAGLIVGEKRVLLSRFRHPERQPEEPHFRRWFEEHGYTVYTMPEDCPFEGEGDILWAGERYLAGYRKRTEMCAHRIAAEYLQHEVLSLELVDDRWYHLDTALFVLDEHTVVYYPGAFDPYARRVIEEHYNTLYVIQEEALRFACNSVVLGNTVLMPEGCWLLKSLLERKGYEVIPVPMTEFIKSGGACKCLVMFLER from the coding sequence ATGGCGCGCGTGCTGATGTGTCCCCCCGACCATTACGACCTGCGTTACGAGATTAACGCCTGGATGCACCTGGAGAACAAGCCCGACCTGCCCCTTGCCGTCCAGCAGTGGCAGAGGCTGTACGAGCAGGTACAGCGGCTGGCGCAGGTGGAACTGGTCTCCCCCGCCCCCGAGTGCCCCGATATGGTCTTCACCGCCAACGCGGGCTTGATCGTGGGCGAGAAGCGGGTGCTGTTGAGCCGTTTCCGCCATCCCGAACGCCAGCCCGAGGAGCCACACTTTCGCCGCTGGTTTGAGGAGCACGGCTACACCGTGTACACCATGCCTGAAGACTGCCCCTTTGAAGGTGAGGGCGACATCCTGTGGGCGGGAGAGCGTTACCTGGCGGGCTACCGCAAACGCACGGAGATGTGTGCCCACCGCATCGCCGCGGAGTACCTGCAGCACGAGGTGCTTTCCCTCGAGCTGGTGGATGATCGGTGGTATCATCTGGACACCGCGCTGTTCGTTCTCGATGAGCACACAGTGGTGTACTATCCGGGTGCGTTCGACCCTTACGCGCGCCGTGTGATCGAAGAGCACTACAACACGTTGTATGTGATACAGGAGGAAGCGCTGCGTTTCGCCTGCAACAGCGTGGTGCTGGGCAACACCGTGTTGATGCCGGAAGGATGCTGGCTATTGAAAAGCCTGCTGGAGCGCAAAGGCTACGAGGTGATTCCGGTCCCGATGACAGAGTTCATCAAGAGCGGTGGCGCGTGCAAGTGCCTGGTGATGTTTTTAGAGAGGTAG
- a CDS encoding CCA tRNA nucleotidyltransferase: MRCTWTSAAKAWYTQRVNPLLLAIDKLRQATRGTIWEGRLYLVGGVVRDELLGRPLPPDVDIVTEQNALELAHWLCAQGVADHLPVTYPRFGTAMVHIDGVPFELVTARRESYSAHSRKPVQVQPATLREDAFRRDFTVNTLMRNLHTGELLDLTGMGLNDLQARLLRTPLDPMLTFEEDPLRAMRAVRFAAQLDFEIEPNTLEAVRKTAYRLQIISMERIRDEFTKLLQAPHAVKGLRLLLETGLLEQFAPELARMQGVAQNQYHLYDVWEHTLKVIENLPPDASLVLRLAALLHDVGKPSTRIEDEKGVHFYGHQNVGAQIAAYLLRRLRYSNDIVEPVVQLVRLHMRPGEYDYSWSDAAVRRLIRDANGLLHELLTLVRADIAASNLAFPKADIDALEQRIRVLTSREDVQRLDSPLSGSEIMQILHIPPGKQVGECKAFLLNEVIEGRLAPGDKEGAKRLLIERFGQPRQ; the protein is encoded by the coding sequence TTGCGGTGCACATGGACGTCCGCAGCAAAAGCGTGGTACACTCAACGTGTGAATCCACTACTGCTTGCTATCGACAAACTGCGTCAGGCTACACGCGGCACCATCTGGGAAGGCCGCCTGTATCTGGTAGGGGGCGTGGTGCGCGATGAGCTGCTCGGTCGTCCGCTCCCGCCCGATGTGGACATCGTGACCGAGCAGAACGCGCTGGAACTGGCGCACTGGCTCTGTGCGCAGGGCGTGGCCGACCACCTGCCTGTGACCTACCCGCGTTTCGGCACGGCGATGGTGCATATCGATGGTGTGCCGTTCGAACTGGTCACCGCACGGCGCGAGAGCTACTCCGCCCACAGCCGCAAGCCGGTGCAGGTACAACCCGCCACTCTCCGTGAAGACGCCTTCCGTCGCGATTTCACGGTGAACACCCTCATGCGCAATCTGCACACCGGCGAACTGCTGGACCTGACCGGCATGGGGCTGAACGACCTGCAGGCGAGACTGCTGCGCACTCCGCTGGACCCGATGCTCACTTTTGAGGAGGACCCCCTGCGCGCCATGCGGGCGGTGCGTTTTGCTGCGCAGCTGGACTTCGAAATCGAGCCGAACACCCTTGAAGCGGTTCGGAAGACCGCTTATCGCCTGCAGATTATCAGTATGGAGCGCATCCGCGATGAGTTTACCAAGCTCCTGCAGGCTCCCCATGCGGTCAAGGGACTGCGGTTGCTGCTGGAGACCGGCTTGCTGGAGCAGTTCGCCCCCGAGCTGGCGAGAATGCAGGGTGTGGCACAGAATCAGTACCATCTCTACGATGTGTGGGAACACACGCTGAAGGTGATAGAGAATCTGCCTCCTGACGCCTCACTCGTGCTTCGGCTGGCGGCGTTGCTGCACGACGTGGGCAAACCATCTACCCGCATCGAGGACGAAAAAGGGGTGCACTTCTACGGGCATCAGAACGTGGGGGCACAGATAGCAGCGTATCTGCTCCGGCGGCTGCGCTACAGCAACGATATCGTGGAGCCGGTGGTGCAGCTTGTGCGCCTGCACATGCGCCCGGGGGAGTATGACTACTCGTGGAGCGACGCCGCCGTGCGCCGGCTGATTCGCGACGCTAACGGACTGCTCCACGAGCTGTTAACCCTCGTGCGGGCGGACATCGCTGCGAGCAATCTTGCCTTCCCGAAGGCAGATATCGATGCCCTGGAACAACGCATCCGGGTACTCACTTCCCGCGAGGACGTGCAGCGGCTGGATAGCCCCCTGAGTGGGAGCGAGATTATGCAGATTCTCCACATTCCTCCGGGCAAGCAGGTGGGCGAATGCAAAGCCTTTCTGCTCAACGAGGTCATAGAGGGCAGGCTCGCGCCGGGCGACAAAGAGGGAGCCAAACGGCTACTGATAGAGCGGTTCGGTCAGCCCCGGCAATGA